The genomic DNA gccccgatctcggcgactctgtgtctgggcagcgcctggcccgacggggccccgatctcggcgactctgtgtctgggcagcgcccggcccgacggggcctcGATCTCAGTAactctgggtctgggcagcgcccggcccaacggggccccgatctcggcgactccgtgtctgggcagcgcctggcccgacggggccccgatctcggtgactctgtgtctgggcagcgcccggcccgacggggcctcgatctcagtgactctgtgtctgggcagtgcccggcccgacggggccccgatctcggtgactctgtgtctgggcagcgcccggcccgacagggccctgatctcagtgactctgtgtctgggcagcgcccggcccgacggggccccgatctcggggactctgggtctgggcagcgcccggcccgacggggccccgatctcggggactctgggtctgggcagcgcccggcccgacagggccctgatcttagTGACTccgggtctgggcagcgcccggcccgacggggccccgatctcagcgactctgtgtctgggcggcgcccagCGCGACTCTACCCACACACTCCTCTGCCCACACCGTACCCACAATCCCACACTGCATTGTGAGGTCACCCTCGCCCCGAGGATTCTCCCTGGTGCCTGGCGCGCGGCGGGGCTGAGGACAGGCAGAACTCGTCCCACCGGGCTGCGCCATGGCGCTCCTGGCTCCCCTCGTGCTGGGGGCCTGGCTGGcggcgggggccgggggctgccTGCAGTGCGACCGGCAGATCCGCAGCACCCTGGAATCGCTCCGCACCGGCCTGGTGCCCCAGCAGATCCGCGACAGCCGCCTGCGGGCGcgggcccaggccctgctgcgAGGCATGGAGGGCGGGTTCTTCCGCCACTACGCCACCAGCCAGTTTGCGGGCACGGCCGGTAGGGGGCACGGCCCGGGGACCTCTGTGGGTCACAACTGGGGGTATCCAGTGGGCACAGCCTGAGGACActgcatggggtgggggagccataGGGCAGAAAGGGTGAGGTCTGAATCCACCAACACTCCACTGTCCCCTCTGTACCCAACCCCCCAAGCCCCCGCCTGCCCTGGcactcagggctggccccagggcagcactagggggcgctgtgctgcagggggcgggatgGGGGGTGGGCATCACAGTCCACCTGGGGCCAATGTTTTCTCCCCCCTTCCAGCTCTGAGCAGCATCAACGCCCTGATCCACCGTGTGAGGCTGACGGCAGCCGGCCTGGAACGAAGCGCCCTAACAGGTGAcagccccacagtgccccacagCACCACCAGTGCCCCACAGCGGCCCCCAGTCCTGTGCCCCCAGTGCCACCAGCACCCCATAGCGCCCCCCAGTCCCGCACCCACAGAGCCCCCAGCATCCCACAGCACCACCAGCACCGCGAAGCACCCCTCAGCGCCCCACAGCACCACCAGCGCCCCACAGCACCACCAGCGCCCCCCAGTACCACCAGCACGCCACAGTCCCACACCCCACAGCGCCCCCAGCATCCTACAGTGCCCAACAGTCCCGTGCCCCACAGCACCAGCAGcaccccacagtgccccacagccctgcaccctACAGTCCCActctcca from Mauremys mutica isolate MM-2020 ecotype Southern chromosome 15, ASM2049712v1, whole genome shotgun sequence includes the following:
- the IZUMO2 gene encoding izumo sperm-egg fusion protein 2 isoform X2, with the protein product MALLAPLVLGAWLAAGAGGCLQCDRQIRSTLESLRTGLVPQQIRDSRLRARAQALLRGMEGGFFRHYATSQFAGTAALSSINALIHRVRLTAAGLERSALTACNPQTCGWLYYDVFDCTSCRKAKAACLKKHHCLVDSQARLSLRYRPPAPGPAIARTGVSVVLSMGALLFLVLSAAAVTYWRNQRSLRQ